The Calliphora vicina chromosome 3, idCalVici1.1, whole genome shotgun sequence genome contains a region encoding:
- the LOC135954402 gene encoding U6 snRNA-associated Sm-like protein LSm2: MLFYSFFKSLVGKDVVVELKNDLSICGTLHSVDQYLNIKLTDISVTDPEKYPHMLSVKNCFIRGSVVRYVQLPGDEVDTQLLQDAARKEAVVSSR; this comes from the exons aTG TTGttttattcgttttttaaatCTTTGGTTGGGAAAGATGTGGTTGTTGAATTGAAAAATGATTTAAG TATCTGTGGAACTTTGCATAGTGTCGAtcaatatttaaacataaaattaaccGATATCAGTGTAACCGATCCGGAAAAGTATCCGCACATGTTGTcggtaaaaaattgttttatacgCGGTTCCGTAGTGCGTTACGTTCAATTGCCGGGCGATGAAGTCGACACACAACTCTTACAAGATGCCGCTCGCAAAGAAGCGGTTGTTAGTTCACGGTGA